Proteins from one Deinococcus actinosclerus genomic window:
- a CDS encoding WD40 repeat domain-containing protein, translated as MRTPALILSAALALSGAASALTLSKPTVYTVPGADSHLAAFLPGGQVAVDADNAVLLLDQNLKTVRGWYSLQGSVRALSASPDGARVAALSRDRWVVWDAQTGQEVRSGKAGPDTTLGFAADGALLLLEDGTLDRLDLGSGVRTELLGDGEAYGVRVSPDGTRAAVIYDSRVDLVSLPDGKVVTSGEISDDWDGLEATFSPDGQAAVIRTGSAALILRAGQDTATEVEGGEDFSLDGSVVFLNPAQFLYAEYGEGQLFDAQTGEPVGDALELDSLDTLVGGPDGQVLSLGGSVGRLNLSALDAPARPRVTLPSANAWSGAFIGGVPHAGLGDFINLKTGKALNVGNRERLYATEAQGEQVWTLNASGTVNVYRAGKIVKVAALGSKVEYETLHTSPDGRYAAVSGYEGLALLDGQTAKVVKQFTPAQLKVKDIHDALPTPDGKAVLVIPHEGNPLRVDVATGKVQAAVNLPADASAEEFQQSRGGTLAVAYSLDDTSFVALFKPGAATPFKTLKFATAVRTLRFSPDGKLLALLTGDAQNALQVLDTASGSVLARAGQFSLRTSLLTWSASGAQLMVGAGQQGQPGSVSVYDVKR; from the coding sequence ATGAGAACCCCGGCCCTGATCCTGAGCGCCGCGCTGGCCCTGAGCGGCGCGGCGTCCGCCCTGACCCTCTCGAAACCCACCGTGTACACCGTGCCGGGCGCGGACTCGCACCTCGCGGCGTTCCTGCCGGGCGGGCAGGTGGCCGTGGACGCCGACAACGCCGTGCTGCTGCTCGACCAGAACCTGAAGACCGTGCGCGGCTGGTACAGCCTGCAGGGCAGCGTGCGCGCCCTGAGCGCCAGCCCGGACGGCGCCCGCGTGGCCGCCCTGAGCCGCGACCGCTGGGTCGTGTGGGACGCGCAGACCGGCCAGGAGGTCCGCAGCGGCAAGGCCGGGCCGGACACCACGCTGGGCTTCGCGGCGGACGGCGCGCTGCTGCTCTTGGAGGACGGAACGCTGGACCGCCTGGACCTGGGCAGCGGCGTGCGGACCGAGCTGCTCGGCGACGGCGAGGCGTACGGCGTCCGGGTCAGCCCGGACGGCACGCGCGCCGCCGTCATCTACGACAGCCGCGTGGATCTGGTCAGCCTCCCGGACGGCAAGGTCGTGACCAGCGGCGAGATCAGTGACGACTGGGACGGCCTGGAGGCGACCTTCAGCCCGGACGGGCAGGCCGCCGTCATCCGCACCGGCAGCGCCGCGCTGATCCTGCGCGCCGGGCAGGACACGGCCACCGAGGTCGAGGGCGGCGAGGACTTCAGCCTGGACGGCAGCGTGGTGTTCCTGAACCCCGCGCAGTTCCTGTACGCCGAGTACGGTGAGGGCCAGCTGTTCGACGCGCAGACCGGCGAGCCGGTCGGGGACGCCCTGGAACTCGACAGCCTCGATACGCTGGTGGGCGGCCCGGACGGTCAGGTCCTCAGCCTGGGCGGCAGCGTGGGCCGCCTGAACCTGAGCGCGCTGGACGCCCCGGCCCGCCCGCGCGTCACGCTGCCCAGCGCGAACGCCTGGAGCGGCGCGTTCATCGGCGGCGTGCCGCACGCGGGCCTGGGCGACTTCATCAACCTGAAGACCGGCAAGGCGCTGAACGTCGGCAACCGCGAGCGCCTGTACGCCACGGAAGCGCAGGGCGAGCAGGTCTGGACGCTGAACGCGAGCGGCACCGTGAACGTGTACCGCGCCGGGAAGATCGTGAAGGTCGCCGCGCTGGGCAGCAAGGTCGAGTACGAGACCCTGCACACCTCGCCCGACGGGCGCTACGCCGCCGTCAGCGGCTACGAGGGCCTGGCGCTGCTCGACGGTCAGACCGCCAAGGTCGTGAAGCAGTTCACGCCCGCGCAGCTGAAGGTCAAGGACATTCACGACGCGCTGCCCACCCCCGACGGGAAAGCCGTGCTCGTCATTCCGCACGAGGGCAACCCGCTGCGGGTGGACGTGGCGACCGGCAAAGTGCAGGCGGCCGTGAACCTGCCCGCCGACGCCTCGGCCGAGGAATTCCAGCAGAGCCGGGGCGGCACGCTGGCCGTCGCGTACTCCCTGGACGACACGTCCTTCGTGGCGCTGTTCAAACCCGGCGCCGCCACGCCGTTCAAGACGCTGAAGTTCGCCACGGCGGTGCGCACGCTGCGCTTCAGCCCGGACGGCAAGCTGCTGGCCCTGCTCACCGGCGACGCGCAGAACGCCCTGCAGGTGCTCGACACCGCCAGCGGCAGCGTCCTGGCCCGCGCCGGGCAGTTCAGTCTGCGCACCAGCCTGCTCACGTGGTCGGCCAGCGGCGCGCAGCTGATGGTGGGTGCCGGGCAGCAGGGCCAGCCGGGCAGCGTCAGCGTGTACGACGTCAAACGCTGA
- a CDS encoding DUF1501 domain-containing protein, which produces MTNRRDFLKLSALAVAATSGMPGFLARAATQAGGTKTLVVVQLTGGNDGLNTLIPYSNGAYYAARPNIAIPKKDVLTVTPDLGMHPALRPLMKLWDDGHLAWMENVGYPNPNRSHFASMAIWHTADPTQAEADGWIGRIAEKIGDPFCASNLGAATPQALQASEFSLPSIDSVDNFQLKLPGGMNTPFESLLNSPRSGEAAYLTRATRQMLKNTARVQENVKKYKAGATYPDTKFASQLRDAARLIAAGVGQRVIYVSLGGFDTHAGQRAEQDGLLGTLAGGLSAFQADLERQGLARDVIVMGFSEFGRRVAENGSAGTDHGKGSVMFAFGQGVKGGVHGSSPDLEDLSEGDIKYRQDFRGVYAEALTRWLNLDARGILGGTFTGPRWIA; this is translated from the coding sequence GTGACCAACCGACGTGATTTCCTGAAACTGTCCGCCCTGGCGGTCGCCGCCACGAGCGGCATGCCCGGCTTCCTGGCCCGCGCCGCCACCCAGGCCGGCGGCACGAAGACCCTGGTGGTCGTGCAGCTGACCGGCGGGAACGACGGCCTGAACACCCTGATTCCCTATAGCAACGGCGCGTACTACGCCGCGCGGCCCAACATCGCCATCCCGAAGAAGGACGTGCTGACCGTCACGCCGGACCTGGGCATGCACCCCGCCCTGAGACCTCTGATGAAACTCTGGGATGACGGGCACCTCGCCTGGATGGAGAACGTTGGGTACCCCAACCCGAACCGCAGCCACTTCGCCAGCATGGCGATCTGGCACACCGCCGACCCCACGCAGGCCGAGGCGGACGGCTGGATCGGGCGGATCGCGGAGAAGATCGGCGACCCGTTCTGCGCGAGCAACCTGGGGGCCGCCACGCCGCAGGCCCTCCAGGCCAGCGAGTTCAGCCTGCCCAGCATCGACTCGGTGGACAACTTCCAGCTCAAACTGCCCGGGGGCATGAACACGCCGTTCGAGTCCCTGCTGAACTCCCCGCGCAGCGGCGAGGCCGCGTACCTGACCCGCGCCACCCGCCAGATGCTGAAGAACACGGCCCGCGTGCAGGAGAACGTCAAGAAGTACAAGGCGGGCGCCACCTACCCCGACACGAAGTTCGCCTCGCAGCTGCGCGACGCCGCGCGCCTGATCGCCGCCGGGGTGGGGCAGCGCGTGATCTACGTGTCGCTGGGCGGCTTCGACACGCACGCCGGGCAGCGCGCCGAGCAGGACGGCCTGCTGGGCACCCTGGCCGGAGGCCTGAGCGCCTTCCAGGCTGACCTGGAACGTCAGGGCCTCGCCAGGGACGTGATCGTGATGGGCTTCTCCGAGTTCGGGCGGCGCGTCGCGGAGAACGGCAGCGCCGGCACCGACCACGGCAAGGGCAGCGTGATGTTCGCGTTCGGGCAGGGCGTCAAGGGCGGCGTGCACGGCAGCAGCCCCGACCTCGAAGACCTGTCCGAAGGGGACATCAAGTACAGGCAGGACTTCCGGGGCGTGTACGCCGAGGCGCTGACCCGCTGGCTGAACCTGGACGCGCGCGGCATCCTGGGCGGCACCTTCACCGGACCGCGCTGGATCGCGTGA
- a CDS encoding DUF1800 domain-containing protein, with amino-acid sequence MPLTPLSRPLTAEDAAHFLRRTAFGATDEQIRALVGQKAQDVARAALAFDQSVAPGNPFDPMQGATPGAALQLGRGAWLYELAYGPHPLREKLALTWSNHFVIATDKVRNVPAVVDYLNLLRRHAATRSFERFTLEVAQSPAMLRYLDNDQNRKGKPNENFSRELLELFTTGIGHYTENDVREGARALTGWSYQGGRGNKQYLEQPRFVNQPQQHDDGKKTYLGQSGALKGEDIVRIATSQPATATFVSRKLHRAFLADTPDDAAVQGSADTWTRTKGDVMAVLTELLASEAFYASRSRIIRSPIEFLVGGIRTLGQPKIDARSLLNLAGTAGRMGQVLLEPDTVKGWDGGREWINDTTLLLRMQVAAALTMGSKAPNLDTPPSLLALTGQERPAGAVLLSSLKGRQRTYLSLISPEFQLA; translated from the coding sequence ATGCCCCTGACCCCCCTGTCCCGCCCCCTGACCGCCGAGGACGCCGCGCACTTCCTGCGCCGCACCGCCTTCGGCGCGACCGACGAGCAGATCCGCGCCCTGGTCGGCCAGAAAGCCCAGGACGTGGCCCGCGCGGCCCTGGCCTTCGATCAGAGCGTCGCGCCCGGCAACCCCTTCGATCCCATGCAGGGCGCGACGCCCGGCGCGGCCCTGCAACTCGGGCGCGGCGCGTGGCTGTACGAACTCGCCTACGGGCCGCACCCGCTGCGCGAGAAACTGGCCCTGACCTGGAGCAACCACTTCGTGATCGCCACTGACAAGGTGCGCAACGTGCCCGCCGTGGTGGATTACCTGAACCTGCTGCGCCGCCACGCCGCCACGCGGTCCTTCGAGCGCTTCACGCTGGAGGTCGCGCAGTCCCCGGCCATGCTGCGCTACCTCGACAACGATCAGAACCGCAAGGGTAAACCGAACGAGAACTTCAGCCGGGAACTGCTGGAACTGTTCACCACCGGCATCGGCCACTACACGGAAAACGACGTGCGCGAGGGCGCGCGCGCCCTGACCGGCTGGTCCTACCAGGGCGGGCGCGGCAACAAGCAGTACCTCGAGCAGCCGCGCTTCGTGAACCAGCCGCAGCAGCACGACGACGGGAAGAAGACGTACCTGGGCCAGAGCGGCGCCCTGAAGGGTGAGGACATCGTCCGGATCGCCACCTCGCAGCCCGCCACGGCCACCTTCGTGAGCCGCAAACTGCACCGCGCGTTCCTGGCCGACACCCCCGACGACGCGGCCGTCCAGGGCAGCGCCGACACCTGGACCCGCACGAAGGGCGACGTGATGGCCGTCCTGACCGAACTGCTCGCCAGCGAGGCCTTCTACGCCAGCCGCTCGCGCATCATCCGCTCGCCCATCGAGTTTCTGGTGGGCGGCATCCGCACGCTGGGCCAGCCGAAGATCGACGCGCGCTCTCTGCTGAACCTCGCCGGAACCGCCGGGCGCATGGGGCAGGTGCTGCTGGAACCCGACACCGTCAAGGGCTGGGACGGCGGGCGCGAGTGGATCAACGACACCACCCTGCTGCTGCGCATGCAGGTCGCCGCCGCGCTGACCATGGGTTCCAAGGCCCCCAACCTCGATACCCCGCCCAGCCTGCTGGCCCTGACCGGCCAGGAACGCCCGGCGGGCGCGGTGCTCCTGAGTAGCCTCAAGGGCCGCCAGCGCACGTACCTGAGCCTGATCAGCCCCGAATTCCAGCTCGCCTGA
- a CDS encoding sigma-E factor regulatory protein RseB domain-containing protein, with protein MRRPLTLLLLTLGTAHAGDLEDVQAALKQARAQVARGQAEVTVLFPPRATPTRAAAQLPALTVRPALLAKNFSVTRTGTERVAGRDAARFTLTPKVGDAARWTLWVDLTWNLPLAFEERGADGTLARRAALTRVQPAPARVTRPAPPAAPAGLRAALTRALPGLGLPPGFTPVAVQPRGQGLEVALTDGLNGLTLVVAPQDVKAAPGVASRRVGKVFVWLVGNLPQPTLQAALARVRSATPDPLGTFSAPADSNP; from the coding sequence GTGAGGCGCCCCCTGACCCTGCTGCTGCTGACGCTGGGCACCGCGCACGCGGGCGACCTGGAGGACGTGCAGGCCGCGCTGAAGCAGGCCCGTGCCCAGGTGGCACGCGGGCAGGCCGAGGTGACCGTGCTGTTCCCGCCGCGCGCCACCCCCACCCGCGCCGCCGCGCAGCTGCCCGCCCTGACGGTGCGGCCCGCGCTGCTGGCGAAGAACTTCAGCGTGACCCGCACCGGCACCGAGCGGGTCGCCGGGCGCGACGCGGCGCGCTTCACCCTGACCCCCAAGGTCGGGGACGCCGCGCGCTGGACACTGTGGGTGGACCTGACATGGAACCTCCCGCTGGCCTTCGAGGAACGCGGCGCGGACGGCACGCTGGCCCGCCGCGCCGCCCTGACCCGCGTGCAGCCTGCCCCGGCCCGCGTGACCCGCCCGGCCCCGCCCGCCGCGCCCGCGGGCCTGCGCGCCGCGCTCACCCGCGCCCTGCCGGGCCTGGGGCTCCCGCCCGGGTTCACGCCCGTGGCGGTGCAACCGCGCGGGCAGGGGCTGGAGGTGGCCCTGACCGACGGCCTGAACGGCCTGACGCTGGTCGTCGCGCCGCAGGACGTGAAGGCCGCGCCGGGCGTCGCCTCGCGCCGCGTGGGGAAGGTGTTCGTGTGGCTGGTCGGGAACCTCCCGCAGCCCACGCTCCAGGCGGCCCTGGCCCGTGTGCGCAGCGCGACCCCTGACCCCCTGGGAACTTTTTCGGCGCCGGCCGACTCCAATCCATAA
- a CDS encoding RNA polymerase sigma factor, with product MNDPHDTLSDLHLARLAARDERAFETLVRTHAPQVHRLAASLVGPGAADDIVQEVFIAAHRALKGFRGEASLSTWLHRITLNACHRALGARQAVPLEDTPEPHAPHDPARAGERAQVRERLARALAQLPPDQREAVALRELSGLDYAEIAALTGAELGTVKSRINRGRAALRALLTRAGVTP from the coding sequence TTGAATGATCCGCACGACACCCTGTCCGACCTGCACCTCGCGCGACTGGCCGCGCGGGACGAGCGGGCCTTCGAGACGCTCGTGAGAACGCACGCGCCCCAAGTGCACCGCCTCGCCGCCAGCCTCGTGGGGCCGGGCGCGGCGGACGACATCGTGCAGGAGGTGTTCATCGCCGCGCACAGGGCCCTGAAAGGCTTCCGGGGCGAGGCGAGCCTGAGCACTTGGCTGCACCGCATCACCCTGAACGCCTGCCACAGGGCGCTGGGCGCGCGGCAGGCGGTGCCGCTGGAGGACACCCCGGAACCCCACGCGCCGCACGACCCGGCCCGCGCGGGCGAGCGGGCGCAGGTCCGCGAGCGGCTGGCCCGCGCGCTGGCGCAGCTGCCGCCCGACCAGCGCGAGGCGGTCGCCCTGCGCGAACTGTCGGGCCTGGACTACGCCGAGATCGCCGCGCTCACCGGCGCGGAACTCGGCACCGTGAAGAGCCGCATTAACCGGGGCCGCGCGGCCCTGCGCGCCCTGCTCACCCGCGCCGGAGTGACCCCATGA
- a CDS encoding metal-dependent transcriptional regulator: MTGRSLSRSAEDYLKHLYTLGQAGKVNTQALAAALEVAPASVTGMLRKLTEQGLVSHAPYQGAQLTAEGERVALEVLRHHRLLELFLHRALGVPLDEVHEEAERLEHALSERLEARIAAWLGDPTHDPHGDPIPTLDGELPHQPQRRLSQLAPGDTATVARVPDGDADQLRAMMAAGLTPGAPLRLDAVDAALGTLTVWATDHTLTLSLGVAAQIHVQTT; this comes from the coding sequence ATGACCGGCCGTTCCCTGTCCCGCTCGGCGGAGGATTACCTGAAGCACCTGTACACGCTGGGGCAGGCGGGCAAGGTGAACACGCAGGCCCTCGCGGCGGCACTGGAGGTCGCGCCCGCCAGCGTGACCGGCATGCTCCGCAAGCTGACCGAGCAGGGCCTCGTGTCGCACGCGCCGTACCAGGGCGCGCAGCTGACCGCCGAGGGCGAGCGGGTGGCGCTGGAGGTCCTGCGGCACCACCGGCTGCTGGAACTGTTCCTGCACCGCGCGCTGGGCGTCCCGCTGGACGAGGTGCACGAGGAGGCCGAGCGCCTGGAGCACGCCCTGAGCGAGCGGCTGGAGGCCCGCATCGCGGCGTGGCTGGGCGACCCCACGCACGACCCGCACGGCGACCCGATCCCCACCCTGGACGGCGAACTGCCGCACCAGCCGCAGCGCCGCCTGTCGCAGCTGGCCCCCGGCGACACCGCGACCGTGGCGCGCGTCCCGGACGGCGACGCCGATCAGCTGCGGGCCATGATGGCCGCCGGGCTCACGCCGGGCGCGCCGCTGCGGCTGGACGCCGTGGACGCCGCGCTGGGCACCCTGACCGTCTGGGCGACCGACCACACCCTGACCCTCTCGCTGGGTGTCGCCGCGCAGATCCACGTGCAGACGACCTGA
- a CDS encoding adenosylcobinamide-GDP ribazoletransferase: MRDQLRAAHLALTFLTTLPLPHIKEVRDGDFARASAYYPLAGYAVGGAVALFLWLDVPLPGGVTAALGVGAWLLLTGMLHFDGLVDSADALFAMKTPAERLVILRDVHVGAFGLATGGLSLLLLWSLLSAPIPPLAPLVAAVAARTLLLIPMNTYPAARAESLGARSREGRVWAALLIAAPTLLIPGAWTAWLAALVGALLVAAFAARRLGGGLNGDTYGMIVVTAELLALGAFAWGR, translated from the coding sequence ATGCGCGATCAGCTGCGCGCGGCGCATCTGGCGCTGACGTTCCTGACGACCCTGCCCCTGCCGCATATCAAGGAGGTGCGGGACGGGGACTTCGCGCGGGCGAGTGCGTACTACCCGCTCGCCGGGTACGCGGTGGGCGGCGCCGTGGCGCTGTTCCTGTGGCTGGACGTGCCGCTGCCGGGCGGGGTGACGGCCGCGCTGGGCGTGGGCGCGTGGCTGCTGCTCACCGGGATGCTGCACTTCGACGGGCTGGTGGACAGCGCCGACGCCCTGTTCGCCATGAAGACCCCCGCCGAGCGGCTGGTGATCCTGCGCGACGTGCATGTGGGCGCGTTCGGACTGGCGACCGGTGGCCTGTCCCTGCTGCTGCTCTGGAGCCTGCTCTCGGCCCCGATTCCACCGCTGGCGCCGCTGGTGGCGGCGGTGGCCGCGCGGACGCTGCTGCTGATTCCCATGAACACCTACCCGGCGGCGCGCGCCGAGAGCCTGGGCGCCCGCTCACGCGAGGGCCGCGTGTGGGCCGCGCTGCTGATCGCCGCGCCGACCCTGCTGATCCCCGGCGCGTGGACGGCGTGGCTGGCGGCCCTGGTGGGCGCGCTGCTCGTCGCGGCGTTCGCGGCGCGGCGGCTGGGCGGCGGCCTGAACGGCGACACGTACGGGATGATCGTCGTGACGGCGGAACTGCTCGCGCTGGGCGCGTTCGCCTGGGGCCGCTGA
- a CDS encoding histidine phosphatase family protein, whose product MRHAPTLPNAQRRYPRPHEDAPLTDAGAALARRLDLPRSARAFTSPLGRARQTARLAGFPGALPHPALAEASFGVMAGHTWAELEAAHGDAPHAWIEALADPASPHGPPGGDTGQGFHARVQGWLDTLPAGEVVAFTHAGPLLAALRLTVNLAAVAAPPGTVATLRREAGHWWLTALRPPA is encoded by the coding sequence GTGCGTCACGCTCCCACCCTCCCGAACGCGCAGCGCCGCTACCCGCGCCCGCACGAGGACGCGCCCCTGACAGACGCCGGGGCGGCGCTGGCCCGCCGCCTCGACCTGCCCCGGAGCGCGCGGGCGTTCACGTCCCCGCTGGGCCGCGCCCGGCAGACCGCGCGACTGGCCGGATTCCCCGGTGCCCTCCCCCACCCGGCGCTGGCCGAGGCAAGTTTTGGCGTGATGGCCGGGCACACCTGGGCCGAACTGGAAGCCGCGCACGGCGACGCGCCCCACGCCTGGATCGAGGCGCTGGCCGACCCCGCCAGTCCCCACGGTCCCCCCGGCGGCGACACCGGGCAGGGCTTTCACGCCCGCGTGCAGGGGTGGCTGGATACCCTCCCGGCGGGCGAGGTCGTGGCCTTCACGCACGCCGGGCCGCTGCTGGCCGCGCTGCGCCTGACCGTGAACCTCGCGGCGGTCGCCGCGCCGCCCGGTACGGTCGCCACCCTGCGCCGCGAAGCCGGACACTGGTGGCTGACCGCGCTGCGGCCGCCCGCCTGA
- the cobT gene encoding nicotinate-nucleotide--dimethylbenzimidazole phosphoribosyltransferase, with protein MLPDLTALLTAIQPADAAAMDRARARQAQLTKPAGALGDLEDLSVRLAGVLGSERPDPRGVAVIVAAGDHGVARVGVSAYPPEVTPAMVANFLADTPAGPGGAAVNALARAVGARVYVMDAGVNAELPEHPALVRAALRRGTHDLSVQAAMSVDEAQALILSGAALARRAIEDGADVLIPGEMGIGNTTPAAAITARLLGLDAARVTGRGTGVDDARLAHKVAVIRTALERTPATDPLEVLAEFGGFEIAAMLGVMLQAAASHRGVILDGFVEGSAALVGAALAPHLRDFLFPAGECAEIGHAAQLAHLGLKPMFHLNLRLGEGTGGVLAAPILLGAAATLREMRTFAEAGVPGA; from the coding sequence ATGCTTCCTGACCTGACGGCCCTCCTGACCGCCATCCAGCCTGCCGACGCCGCCGCGATGGACCGGGCGCGGGCGCGGCAGGCGCAGCTGACGAAACCCGCCGGGGCGCTGGGGGATCTGGAGGACCTGTCGGTGCGGCTGGCGGGCGTGCTGGGCAGCGAGCGGCCCGACCCGCGCGGCGTGGCGGTGATCGTGGCGGCGGGCGATCATGGGGTAGCGCGCGTGGGCGTGAGTGCGTACCCGCCCGAGGTGACCCCGGCGATGGTCGCGAACTTCCTGGCGGACACCCCGGCGGGGCCGGGCGGCGCGGCGGTGAACGCGCTGGCGCGGGCGGTGGGCGCGCGGGTGTACGTGATGGACGCCGGGGTGAACGCGGAGCTGCCCGAGCATCCGGCGCTGGTCCGGGCGGCCCTGCGGCGGGGCACGCATGACCTGAGCGTGCAGGCGGCCATGAGCGTGGACGAGGCGCAGGCGCTGATCCTCTCAGGCGCGGCGCTGGCCCGCCGGGCGATCGAGGACGGCGCGGATGTCCTGATTCCCGGTGAGATGGGCATCGGGAACACCACCCCGGCGGCGGCCATCACGGCGCGGCTGCTGGGCCTGGACGCGGCACGGGTGACGGGGCGCGGCACGGGCGTGGACGACGCGCGGCTGGCGCACAAGGTCGCCGTGATCCGCACGGCGCTGGAGCGCACGCCCGCCACCGACCCGCTGGAGGTGCTCGCCGAGTTCGGCGGCTTCGAGATCGCGGCGATGCTGGGCGTGATGCTCCAGGCGGCGGCCAGCCACCGGGGGGTGATTCTCGACGGGTTCGTGGAGGGCAGCGCGGCGCTGGTGGGGGCCGCGCTGGCGCCGCACCTGCGCGACTTCCTGTTTCCCGCCGGGGAGTGCGCCGAGATCGGGCACGCGGCGCAACTGGCGCACCTGGGCCTGAAGCCCATGTTCCACCTGAACCTGCGCCTGGGCGAGGGCACGGGCGGCGTGCTGGCCGCGCCGATCCTGCTGGGCGCGGCCGCCACCCTGCGCGAGATGCGCACCTTCGCCGAGGCCGGGGTGCCGGGCGCCTGA
- a CDS encoding S1 family peptidase, with translation MKTLKTWACAALLLASAAGAQALPKAARERIIQATVMLLPTDANGDLDGSRGSGSVISPQGYILTNYHVVGDPDTRQLSPWIQVRVVQFADREPEFTYWGKVVAADPNLDLAIVQIVEDRNEKPVGTLNLPFVEVGDSNALSIGDDVFVFGFQGTGGMTLSFSRGSVGGFTGEDLSSSGRQWVKHDAQTGPGNSGGGVFDDSGVLVGVHSAGVAGDHNSRTSFMRPLALAWGLITPNVTGFVVRKGGGAAVTPSTNVSAGSGGGAWPPALATGRAGVTGTVRVTGGVAAGTWTTDFTEVTDDGGLKGRARSGSRDQTAFFYYDEDNNEVWVEWTPDGKAYSSCVVEPGGVKAGSADWTGNLYSFTGLDSKGTRTGDCVVSLRARAAGTSSGPVARTPAASAGLGLPALAAGQTWTVTFSQGGAYSVTLGARDSDGDYPGTAAQSGKTGDALFTLDGDSLLMIVGRADKTFLTCTVDRTLRGSARAYQNSKDAGVAAGTCALGSGGAGSASPGAALKWPLTLKVGQRWDVVFPGVGTFTVNLTEPDEESGFDGTATRGSEKGSVLMDADADGLLLIVQRADQTFLICSTGKSGLSGAAVQGDATSHRDSKDKGTGLGRCTVTPR, from the coding sequence ATGAAGACCTTGAAGACGTGGGCGTGCGCGGCGCTCCTGCTGGCCTCGGCGGCCGGGGCTCAGGCCCTGCCGAAGGCCGCGCGGGAGCGGATCATCCAGGCGACCGTGATGCTGCTGCCCACCGACGCGAACGGCGACCTGGACGGCTCGCGCGGGTCGGGCAGCGTCATCAGTCCGCAGGGGTACATCCTCACGAACTACCACGTGGTCGGGGACCCGGACACCCGGCAGCTCTCGCCGTGGATTCAGGTGCGCGTCGTGCAGTTCGCCGACCGGGAACCGGAATTCACGTACTGGGGCAAGGTGGTCGCCGCCGACCCGAACCTCGACCTGGCCATCGTGCAGATCGTGGAAGACCGCAACGAGAAACCGGTCGGGACGCTGAACCTGCCGTTCGTGGAGGTCGGGGATTCGAACGCGCTGAGCATCGGCGATGACGTGTTCGTGTTCGGCTTCCAGGGGACGGGTGGGATGACGCTGTCGTTCTCGCGCGGGTCGGTGGGCGGCTTCACCGGGGAGGACCTGAGCAGCAGCGGGCGGCAGTGGGTCAAGCACGACGCGCAGACCGGCCCGGGCAACTCGGGCGGCGGGGTGTTCGACGACAGTGGCGTGCTCGTCGGGGTGCACTCGGCGGGCGTGGCGGGGGATCACAACTCGCGCACGTCGTTCATGCGGCCGCTGGCGCTGGCGTGGGGGCTGATCACGCCGAACGTCACCGGGTTCGTGGTGCGCAAGGGGGGCGGCGCGGCCGTCACGCCGAGCACGAACGTCAGCGCCGGATCGGGCGGCGGCGCGTGGCCCCCGGCGCTGGCGACCGGGCGGGCAGGCGTGACCGGCACGGTGCGCGTCACGGGCGGCGTGGCGGCAGGCACCTGGACGACCGACTTCACGGAAGTCACCGACGACGGCGGTCTGAAAGGCCGCGCCCGCAGCGGCAGCCGGGACCAGACCGCCTTTTTCTATTACGACGAGGACAACAACGAGGTCTGGGTGGAGTGGACGCCCGACGGCAAGGCGTACAGCAGCTGCGTGGTGGAACCCGGCGGCGTGAAGGCCGGCAGCGCCGACTGGACGGGCAACCTGTACAGCTTCACGGGCCTGGACTCGAAGGGCACGCGCACCGGGGACTGCGTGGTCAGCCTCAGGGCCCGGGCGGCCGGGACGAGCAGCGGCCCCGTGGCCAGGACGCCGGCGGCCTCCGCCGGTCTGGGCCTGCCGGCACTGGCCGCCGGGCAGACCTGGACCGTCACGTTCTCCCAGGGTGGGGCGTACAGCGTGACGCTGGGCGCCAGGGACAGCGACGGCGACTATCCCGGCACGGCTGCCCAGAGTGGAAAGACAGGCGACGCGCTGTTCACGCTGGACGGCGACTCGCTGCTGATGATCGTGGGCCGGGCGGACAAGACCTTCCTGACCTGCACGGTGGACCGGACGCTGCGCGGGAGTGCCCGGGCCTACCAGAACAGCAAGGATGCCGGGGTGGCGGCCGGGACCTGCGCGCTGGGCAGTGGCGGGGCGGGCAGCGCCAGTCCCGGAGCGGCCCTGAAGTGGCCCCTGACCCTGAAGGTCGGGCAGCGCTGGGACGTGGTCTTCCCGGGCGTGGGGACCTTCACGGTCAACCTGACCGAACCGGACGAGGAGAGCGGCTTTGACGGCACCGCCACGCGCGGCAGCGAGAAGGGCAGCGTGCTGATGGACGCCGATGCGGACGGGCTGCTGCTGATCGTGCAGCGCGCCGACCAGACCTTCCTGATCTGCAGCACCGGGAAGAGTGGGTTGAGCGGCGCTGCGGTGCAGGGCGACGCGACCAGTCACCGCGACAGCAAGGACAAGGGCACCGGGCTGGGCCGCTGCACCGTCACGCCCCGCTGA